One genomic segment of uncultured Ilyobacter sp. includes these proteins:
- a CDS encoding ATP-binding protein, translating to MKIAILSGKGGTGKTTVASNLSINIPGCIAIDTDVEEPNLHIFLKPEIEKNNIVTKEYPVIDSSKCNLCGKCGNFCRYNAIIPAKDQVVVFKELCHDCGGCKIVCPKEAISYKKRVIGSIYSGISECGIPVKYGELNIGEISGVKIIKDLKKSVEREKIVIIDSPPGTSCSTVAAVENSDYAIIVSEPTPFGVSDMKMVVEMLREMKIPFGVVVNKSGIGDNEIYEYCNSESLEILLEIPYSEDVARLYASGTTFSIKFPKYEKIFYNLFQKVKSEIIKEA from the coding sequence ATGAAAATAGCTATTTTAAGTGGTAAAGGAGGAACTGGAAAAACTACAGTAGCTTCTAACCTATCTATAAATATTCCTGGGTGTATTGCAATAGATACAGACGTTGAAGAACCAAATCTCCATATTTTTTTAAAGCCAGAAATTGAAAAAAACAATATAGTAACTAAAGAGTATCCTGTAATAGATAGTTCTAAGTGCAATCTTTGCGGAAAATGTGGAAATTTTTGCCGTTACAACGCAATAATACCTGCAAAAGATCAGGTTGTAGTATTTAAAGAACTTTGCCATGACTGCGGAGGATGCAAAATAGTCTGCCCCAAAGAAGCTATATCCTATAAAAAAAGGGTGATTGGCAGTATATACTCCGGTATTTCGGAATGTGGTATTCCTGTAAAATACGGGGAACTCAATATAGGAGAGATCTCCGGAGTAAAAATAATAAAAGATTTAAAAAAATCTGTAGAAAGAGAAAAGATTGTAATTATAGATTCTCCGCCTGGAACCTCGTGTTCAACAGTTGCTGCTGTTGAAAACTCAGACTATGCCATAATAGTATCAGAACCGACACCCTTTGGAGTGAGTGATATGAAAATGGTAGTGGAGATGCTGAGGGAGATGAAAATACCTTTTGGTGTAGTTGTTAATAAATCAGGGATAGGAGATAATGAGATATATGAGTATTGTAATTCTGAATCCCTGGAAATTCTTTTGGAAATACCATATAGTGAAGATGTTGCTCGTCTTTATGCATCTGGAACTACATTTAGCATAAAATTTCCTAAATATGAAAAAATATTTTACAATCTGTTTCAAAAAGTAAAATCAGAAATAATAAAGGAGGCTTAA
- a CDS encoding iron-sulfur cluster carrier protein MrpORP, giving the protein MSCQEKNNTNQQEAKIRDNMKKIKHKIVVMSGKGGVGKSTLSTNIAYGLSLQGKKVGLLDADLHGPNIPLMLGIEGVRIQNSNKPYELNSNLKVVSLSFFMESSDNPIIWRGPAKIGAIRELLGEIEWGELDYLVVDLPPGTGDEPLTIAQDIGKVDGSVIVTTPQDVAILDSRKSVKFSKMVNMPVLGIVENMSGFVCPHCGDRIDIFKVGGGEKAAKELEVPMLGKIPMTPEMVEAGDSGRPHIFSSKNDCLAAKELKNIVNKIIKKVEGEEMNTNKSEILRIAFPTNDKENVESHFGHCKQFAIFTVNGQKIGKTEYVDAPPHQPGLLPKFLGELDITTIITGGMGQRAVDLFKAQNVDVILGAGGSIQENLAVFLKGNLASTGSVCNHDHDENHSCDH; this is encoded by the coding sequence ATGAGCTGTCAGGAAAAAAATAATACTAATCAACAAGAAGCCAAGATCAGGGACAACATGAAAAAAATAAAACATAAAATTGTCGTTATGAGTGGGAAGGGTGGAGTTGGTAAATCTACACTTTCTACAAATATTGCCTATGGACTTTCTCTTCAGGGTAAAAAGGTAGGACTTTTAGATGCCGATCTTCATGGTCCAAATATACCGCTAATGCTGGGGATAGAGGGGGTTAGGATTCAAAACTCAAATAAACCCTATGAGCTTAATTCCAACCTGAAAGTAGTTTCTTTAAGTTTTTTCATGGAGAGCTCTGATAATCCCATAATTTGGAGAGGTCCGGCAAAAATAGGGGCGATCCGTGAACTTTTAGGGGAAATAGAGTGGGGAGAGCTAGACTACCTGGTAGTGGATCTTCCTCCTGGGACAGGAGACGAGCCTCTTACAATAGCTCAGGATATAGGTAAAGTAGACGGAAGCGTAATTGTCACAACTCCTCAGGATGTTGCCATACTTGATTCTAGAAAATCAGTTAAATTTTCAAAAATGGTAAATATGCCTGTTCTTGGAATAGTTGAAAATATGAGCGGATTTGTATGCCCACACTGTGGCGATAGAATAGATATATTCAAAGTAGGGGGCGGGGAGAAGGCTGCAAAAGAACTGGAAGTACCTATGCTTGGAAAGATACCTATGACTCCTGAAATGGTTGAGGCCGGAGATTCTGGAAGACCTCATATTTTCTCATCGAAAAATGACTGTTTAGCTGCAAAAGAATTAAAAAATATAGTAAATAAAATAATTAAGAAAGTGGAAGGTGAAGAGATGAATACTAATAAATCTGAGATATTAAGAATAGCTTTTCCTACAAACGACAAGGAGAATGTGGAATCCCACTTTGGACACTGCAAACAATTTGCAATTTTCACAGTAAATGGCCAGAAAATAGGAAAAACAGAATATGTAGACGCTCCTCCACATCAACCTGGACTTCTTCCTAAATTTCTGGGAGAATTAGACATAACAACAATTATAACAGGTGGTATGGGGCAAAGAGCTGTGGATCTTTTCAAGGCTCAAAATGTAGATGTCATCTTAGGAGCTGGAGGAAGTATCCAAGAAAATTTAGCTGTATTTTTAAAGGGTAATTTGGCTTCGACAGGATCTGTATGCAATCATGATCACGATGAAAATCATTCATGCGACCATTAA
- a CDS encoding cob(I)yrinic acid a,c-diamide adenosyltransferase → MKGYVQVYTGNGKGKTTASLGLIMRALGKNLKVYMAQFMKGQKYGELNILEKLGVLVERFGTDECIMSPKDVSEEDKIKAKEGYSKVKEILLSKKYDLVVLDEICVSTYFNLITEEEILHLIDIKPSETELVLTGRYAPKKVIERADLVTEMMEIKHYYSQGVMARDGIER, encoded by the coding sequence ATGAAAGGCTATGTTCAGGTATACACTGGCAATGGAAAGGGTAAAACCACAGCGAGTCTTGGACTAATTATGAGAGCTTTAGGGAAGAATTTGAAAGTTTATATGGCTCAGTTCATGAAGGGACAAAAGTACGGGGAGTTAAATATTTTAGAAAAGTTAGGAGTTCTGGTTGAGAGGTTCGGAACGGACGAGTGTATTATGTCTCCTAAAGATGTCAGCGAAGAGGATAAGATAAAAGCAAAAGAGGGTTATAGCAAAGTCAAAGAAATACTTTTAAGCAAAAAATATGACTTGGTTGTATTGGACGAAATTTGCGTGTCGACATATTTTAATTTAATAACCGAGGAAGAGATACTGCACTTGATAGATATAAAACCATCAGAAACCGAGCTGGTATTAACTGGAAGATATGCGCCTAAAAAGGTTATAGAACGTGCCGATCTTGTAACTGAAATGATGGAGATTAAACACTATTACAGTCAAGGGGTTATGGCAAGAGATGGAATAGAAAGATAA
- a CDS encoding DUF134 domain-containing protein — protein MPRLKKKRCCRAFDDEKIFKPAGIPRKELHIISIYLDEFEAIRLCDFEEKSQIEASEVMGVSRGTVQRLLQSGRKKIVDALLNTKAINIKNSCEDIKEKTEE, from the coding sequence ATGCCACGTTTAAAGAAAAAAAGGTGTTGCCGTGCATTTGATGACGAAAAAATTTTCAAACCTGCCGGGATACCAAGAAAAGAGTTGCATATAATATCTATCTACTTAGATGAGTTTGAAGCAATCAGACTCTGTGACTTCGAAGAGAAAAGCCAAATAGAAGCCAGTGAAGTAATGGGGGTTTCAAGGGGAACAGTTCAAAGGTTGCTCCAATCAGGCAGGAAAAAGATAGTGGATGCCTTACTGAACACAAAGGCTATAAATATAAAAAACAGTTGTGAAGACATAAAAGAAAAAACGGAGGAGTAG
- a CDS encoding MBL fold metallo-hydrolase: MEIVTLIENLVYKGELRSEHGLSFLIKTEECKILFDVGQTGTIVHNAEILEEDLSDVDYIILSHGHYDHTGGLEKVLEVNKTAKIIMKRKALQKKYSNTTGTMREIGFKLMDKYKEYPNEFLIIEENLNINENIEVITTIDNHTDFEKNGKNLFVKEGESYVEDKFQDELFLIIKKYDKLNIITGCSHNGIINIIKTAMNKTKIDCINLVLGGMHLSSLNIKNEALQKISDRKIQKTVEELKKLNIDKIYTNHCTGIDGFMKLKNELRDKIFYSYTGFKINL; encoded by the coding sequence ATGGAGATAGTCACTTTAATTGAAAATTTAGTTTACAAAGGGGAGTTAAGATCGGAACACGGCCTGTCATTTTTAATTAAAACAGAAGAATGTAAGATATTATTTGATGTCGGTCAGACAGGAACAATTGTGCACAACGCGGAAATACTTGAAGAAGATTTAAGTGATGTGGATTATATAATACTGAGTCACGGCCATTACGACCATACGGGGGGACTTGAAAAAGTTTTAGAAGTAAACAAAACAGCTAAAATAATTATGAAAAGAAAAGCACTTCAAAAGAAGTATTCAAATACAACCGGAACTATGAGGGAAATAGGCTTCAAACTTATGGATAAGTATAAAGAATACCCCAATGAATTTTTAATTATTGAAGAAAATTTAAATATTAATGAAAATATAGAGGTCATTACAACAATAGATAATCATACAGATTTCGAAAAAAATGGAAAAAATTTATTCGTTAAAGAGGGAGAGAGCTATGTGGAGGATAAATTTCAAGATGAACTTTTTTTGATTATAAAAAAGTACGATAAGCTGAATATCATCACAGGATGTTCTCATAATGGGATCATAAATATTATAAAAACAGCTATGAATAAAACAAAAATAGATTGTATAAACTTAGTGTTAGGTGGGATGCATTTAAGTAGTTTAAATATAAAGAACGAAGCCCTACAAAAAATTAGTGATAGAAAAATACAAAAGACAGTTGAAGAGTTAAAAAAATTGAACATAGATAAAATTTATACAAATCACTGTACAGGAATAGACGGTTTCATGAAATTAAAAAATGAGCTAAGAGATAAGATTTTTTATAGTTATACAGGTTTTAAAATTAATCTGTAG
- a CDS encoding radical SAM protein has protein sequence MIVFGPVPSRRLGRSVGINNIPAKVCSYSCVYCQLGRSIKMTEERKEFFSPREIFEKVNEKIKKIKTKGGKIDYLTFVPDGEPTLDRNLGTEIDLLKKTGIKVAVITNASLIWREDVQSDLMKADLVSLKIDAVDKEVWRKIDRPYATLNLDMILKGIMQFSMKYKGKLITETMLVKGLNDTPKCLEEISGFLRGVKAAAAYISIPTRPPAEKYVFPPDEEKINLAYQIFGKNLEIVEYLIDYEGNKFDTTGELKEEILNITSVHPMKKEAVQELLEKADENWNLIEEMLLKQELVETIYQGETFYLRKF, from the coding sequence ATGATAGTTTTTGGACCTGTTCCCTCGAGAAGGCTTGGACGGAGTGTAGGTATCAATAATATTCCCGCCAAGGTATGTAGCTATTCCTGCGTGTACTGTCAGCTTGGCCGTTCCATAAAAATGACAGAAGAGAGGAAGGAATTTTTCTCTCCCCGGGAAATTTTCGAAAAAGTAAATGAAAAAATCAAAAAAATAAAAACTAAGGGAGGAAAAATTGATTATCTTACCTTTGTACCTGATGGAGAGCCTACACTGGATAGAAATCTCGGAACTGAAATAGATCTGCTGAAAAAGACAGGAATAAAAGTGGCTGTAATAACGAATGCATCACTTATATGGAGGGAAGATGTTCAGAGCGATCTTATGAAAGCAGACCTTGTATCCCTTAAAATTGATGCCGTGGATAAAGAAGTTTGGAGAAAAATAGATCGACCGTATGCAACTTTAAATTTAGATATGATTTTGAAGGGAATTATGCAATTCTCCATGAAATATAAAGGAAAACTTATCACCGAGACAATGCTTGTAAAGGGATTAAATGATACTCCGAAATGTCTTGAGGAAATTTCTGGATTTTTAAGAGGTGTAAAAGCGGCTGCAGCATATATATCCATCCCCACAAGGCCACCTGCAGAAAAATATGTATTCCCGCCTGATGAGGAGAAAATCAATCTGGCTTATCAGATATTTGGAAAGAATCTGGAAATTGTAGAGTATCTTATTGATTATGAGGGCAATAAGTTTGATACCACCGGGGAATTGAAGGAGGAGATTCTTAACATCACTTCAGTTCATCCTATGAAAAAAGAGGCAGTACAAGAATTATTAGAAAAAGCAGATGAAAATTGGAATTTAATAGAGGAGATGCTTTTAAAACAAGAACTTGTAGAAACAATATACCAGGGTGAAACTTTTTATCTGAGAAAATTTTAA
- a CDS encoding GDSL-type esterase/lipase family protein has translation MKKIILLGDSITELNPLKHEDILNLGIYGNTTMDIFFRTEQLMDLESEKIIFKAGINDILNGFSLEKSRDFYERILIVLQKKFKEIVLISVLPIENRSKINFKIRKLNKIIEKIAIKNNLKFLNLYPFFCDEKLNLKSDYSVDGIHLSSKGYEVLNNQILKII, from the coding sequence TTGAAAAAAATAATTTTATTAGGAGACAGCATAACCGAGTTAAATCCTTTAAAACATGAGGATATATTAAATTTAGGTATTTATGGTAATACCACAATGGATATTTTTTTTAGAACAGAACAACTAATGGATCTGGAATCTGAAAAAATAATTTTCAAAGCCGGAATTAATGATATCCTTAATGGATTTTCTTTAGAAAAAAGTCGTGATTTTTATGAAAGAATTTTAATAGTATTGCAAAAGAAATTTAAAGAGATTGTACTAATATCTGTCCTTCCAATAGAGAATCGTTCGAAAATAAACTTTAAAATAAGAAAATTAAATAAAATAATAGAAAAAATTGCAATTAAAAATAATTTGAAATTTTTAAATTTATATCCTTTCTTTTGTGATGAAAAGTTAAATTTAAAGAGTGATTATTCCGTTGACGGAATTCATCTTTCCTCTAAAGGTTATGAAGTTCTAAATAATCAAATATTAAAAATAATTTAA
- a CDS encoding DUF2202 domain-containing protein — protein sequence MKIKTFLLGFMLIASSIFSSVGAARVENRDTFSIREILTYSMEDELLAKAEYEKILAMYGEVRPFTSIIEAEKRHIGYLEPLLEKYKVEYPKISEDEVILPKSLKEAYEIGVKAEIANIEMYNKFLKNELPEDVREVFIKLKNASENHLRAFKRHLSK from the coding sequence ATGAAAATAAAAACCTTTTTATTAGGTTTTATGTTGATTGCATCTAGTATTTTTTCAAGTGTAGGCGCTGCCAGAGTAGAGAATAGAGACACTTTTAGTATAAGGGAAATTTTAACCTACTCAATGGAAGACGAACTTTTGGCAAAGGCTGAATATGAAAAAATACTTGCAATGTATGGTGAAGTAAGGCCTTTTACAAGTATAATTGAAGCTGAGAAAAGACATATAGGTTATCTAGAACCTCTTCTAGAAAAATACAAAGTAGAATATCCCAAAATTTCTGAAGATGAGGTTATTTTACCTAAAAGTTTGAAAGAGGCTTATGAAATAGGAGTTAAAGCTGAGATTGCAAATATAGAGATGTATAATAAGTTTTTAAAAAATGAACTTCCCGAAGATGTCAGAGAAGTATTCATAAAACTTAAAAATGCCTCAGAAAATCATTTGAGAGCTTTTAAAAGGCACTTAAGCAAATAG
- a CDS encoding NifB/NifX family molybdenum-iron cluster-binding protein, translating to MKIAISSKDKGIQSQISDRFGRADYFVIVDTGTNEVITIENTAKEEPTGAGGMAVRLIAKENVEVVIAPEIGPKAATAIKAFNIKAYKKGEFTTVEEAVNAYSGGKLEEFIFPTLDSPAGLHRA from the coding sequence ATGAAAATAGCAATAAGTTCAAAAGATAAAGGAATACAATCTCAAATCAGTGATAGGTTTGGAAGAGCCGATTATTTTGTAATTGTGGATACCGGTACAAATGAAGTTATAACAATTGAAAATACTGCAAAAGAAGAGCCTACAGGTGCTGGAGGGATGGCAGTAAGACTAATCGCAAAAGAAAATGTTGAAGTGGTAATAGCTCCTGAAATAGGACCTAAGGCTGCAACTGCAATAAAAGCTTTTAATATAAAAGCATATAAAAAAGGAGAATTTACAACTGTAGAGGAAGCTGTAAATGCATATAGTGGTGGTAAATTAGAAGAGTTTATATTTCCTACATTGGACAGTCCAGCAGGTCTTCACAGAGCGTAA
- a CDS encoding ATP-binding protein produces MDINEIVIISGKGGTGKTTLTASLIPYFEDVVISDCDVDAPDLDILFNTYLKNKEKFIGLQKAVMDKERCSKCGKCYSICKFDAISAEAGINSSKCEGCGLCEYICPSGAISMEDTIIGEISLSGTSYGDIVHAKLIPGEEASGKLVAQVRKQSKKIALAQRKKNIIVDGSPGIACNVISSITGAKKAIIVTEPTLSGLHDLKRVYELTKKFNLKTYVVINKSDISLINSEKIEQYCMENGIEVALKIPFQKKIIEAITKKKIPSVAEKDFFESVGFFEFIEKLKNE; encoded by the coding sequence ATGGATATAAATGAAATTGTAATTATTTCCGGAAAAGGTGGAACTGGAAAGACAACTTTGACAGCCTCTTTGATACCCTATTTTGAGGATGTTGTGATATCTGATTGTGATGTAGACGCCCCTGATCTAGATATACTTTTTAACACCTATTTAAAAAATAAAGAAAAATTTATAGGGCTTCAAAAGGCAGTCATGGATAAAGAGAGATGTTCTAAATGTGGGAAGTGTTACAGCATCTGTAAATTTGATGCTATATCTGCAGAAGCAGGTATAAACAGTTCTAAATGTGAAGGTTGTGGTTTGTGCGAATATATCTGTCCAAGTGGTGCGATATCAATGGAGGATACTATCATAGGAGAAATATCTCTATCTGGAACATCTTATGGAGATATAGTTCACGCTAAACTTATACCTGGAGAGGAAGCATCAGGTAAACTTGTAGCTCAGGTAAGAAAACAGTCTAAAAAGATAGCCCTTGCTCAGCGTAAAAAAAATATTATTGTCGACGGTTCCCCCGGAATAGCATGTAATGTAATAAGTTCAATAACCGGAGCTAAAAAGGCAATAATCGTTACAGAACCAACCCTTTCCGGGTTACATGATTTAAAAAGAGTTTATGAACTTACGAAAAAATTTAATCTGAAAACATACGTGGTCATAAATAAATCTGATATTTCATTAATCAATTCTGAAAAAATAGAGCAGTATTGCATGGAAAACGGAATCGAAGTGGCTTTAAAGATTCCTTTTCAAAAAAAAATAATAGAGGCTATAACAAAAAAGAAAATCCCATCTGTTGCTGAAAAAGATTTTTTTGAAAGCGTAGGATTTTTTGAATTTATAGAAAAATTAAAAAATGAGTAG
- the citC gene encoding [citrate (pro-3S)-lyase] ligase: MVYFAEKVHLKNPSELKEVKDFLQKFDLGFEDDIDYTVAIREQGEIVATCSKAKDVLKCFAIDNCMQGTGITNIMLKSLQDKLFEEGIFHSYIFTKPVYESIFTSLGYSVVEKVDKVVLLEGGMCGIGKFLDKISSEFSIDSSTPKAALVMNCNPFTLGHRYLVERASANAQEVLLFVVEENKSLFPFDVRYDLVKKGVSDLKNVKVIPGGKYIISSATFPAYFLRESGEFLQAYTTLDAKIFANYFCRKFNILERFVGEEPYCDVTNSYNAALSEILVKSGVNVHVIKRKEGSEETGYISASKVRESIRENDGINSEELSRLIPESTMEFFETYRGKEIIEKIIVSYSPH; the protein is encoded by the coding sequence GTGGTTTATTTTGCAGAAAAAGTTCATTTGAAAAATCCATCGGAATTAAAAGAGGTTAAAGATTTTTTACAAAAATTTGATCTCGGTTTCGAAGATGACATAGATTATACAGTTGCCATAAGGGAACAGGGAGAAATAGTTGCAACATGTTCCAAGGCAAAGGACGTTCTGAAGTGCTTTGCAATCGATAACTGTATGCAGGGAACAGGAATAACCAACATAATGCTGAAATCCCTGCAGGACAAGCTTTTCGAGGAGGGAATATTCCACTCCTACATTTTCACCAAGCCGGTCTACGAGTCGATATTCACCTCACTTGGATACAGTGTTGTGGAAAAGGTGGACAAGGTGGTTCTTCTGGAAGGAGGAATGTGTGGAATCGGCAAGTTTCTTGATAAAATCTCCAGTGAGTTCTCTATAGACTCTAGCACCCCAAAAGCGGCACTTGTTATGAACTGTAACCCCTTCACTTTAGGGCACAGGTACCTTGTGGAAAGGGCCAGTGCAAATGCCCAGGAGGTTCTTTTGTTTGTAGTAGAGGAGAATAAGTCTCTTTTCCCATTCGATGTGAGGTATGACCTCGTGAAAAAAGGGGTGTCTGATCTGAAAAACGTAAAGGTCATTCCAGGAGGGAAATACATCATATCCTCAGCCACATTTCCCGCATATTTCCTGAGAGAATCCGGGGAGTTTTTGCAGGCATACACCACCCTTGACGCAAAAATATTTGCAAATTATTTCTGCAGAAAGTTTAATATCCTTGAGAGGTTTGTTGGAGAGGAACCTTACTGCGATGTGACCAATTCATACAATGCAGCACTTTCTGAAATTTTAGTAAAATCAGGCGTAAATGTTCATGTTATAAAAAGAAAAGAGGGGTCGGAAGAAACAGGTTACATAAGTGCCTCAAAGGTCAGAGAATCCATAAGGGAAAACGATGGCATCAATTCTGAAGAGCTATCCCGACTGATTCCAGAGAGTACCATGGAATTCTTCGAAACATATAGAGGAAAAGAGATTATAGAAAAAATTATTGTTTCTTATAGTCCACACTAA
- the fabK gene encoding enoyl-[acyl-carrier-protein] reductase FabK: MIKNRVCELLNIEYPIFQGAMAWIADGHLAGHVSKAGGLGIIAGGGMPAEILREEIKIVKSITDKPFAVNLMLMMEEVAAQVDVCIEEGVPVVTTGAGNPAPYMTKLKGAGIKVVPVIPSVALAKRMEKIGADAIIAEGTEAGGHIGQLTTMTLVPQIVDAVNIPVIAAGGIATGRQFMAALALGASGIQVGTRFIVAHECNAHDNYKDAILKAKDRSTVSTGNHTGHPVRVINNKLAKDLIQLEREGAPAEKLEEMGKGSLRLAVKDGDVVNGSVMAGQVASMICEKQSCQEIILDLMEDLKNKISHLKNNF, encoded by the coding sequence ATGATTAAAAATAGAGTTTGTGAACTTCTCAATATAGAATACCCGATATTCCAGGGGGCCATGGCATGGATTGCCGATGGTCATCTGGCAGGTCACGTATCTAAAGCGGGTGGACTTGGGATAATCGCAGGAGGAGGGATGCCTGCTGAAATCTTAAGAGAAGAAATCAAAATTGTTAAATCTATAACAGACAAACCATTTGCAGTAAATCTCATGCTGATGATGGAAGAGGTTGCGGCACAGGTCGATGTCTGTATAGAGGAGGGAGTTCCTGTAGTGACTACTGGTGCAGGAAACCCAGCCCCTTATATGACAAAATTAAAAGGTGCAGGGATCAAAGTGGTACCTGTAATCCCGTCTGTCGCTCTTGCAAAAAGAATGGAAAAAATCGGTGCAGATGCCATAATTGCTGAGGGTACAGAAGCAGGAGGGCATATCGGTCAGCTTACTACTATGACACTGGTACCTCAGATAGTTGATGCTGTAAATATACCTGTCATAGCTGCTGGAGGTATAGCCACTGGAAGACAATTTATGGCTGCCTTGGCACTAGGAGCAAGTGGTATCCAGGTGGGAACAAGATTTATAGTGGCTCATGAATGTAATGCCCATGACAACTATAAGGATGCAATTTTAAAGGCAAAAGACAGATCTACCGTTTCTACAGGAAACCATACGGGCCATCCAGTGAGAGTAATAAATAACAAACTTGCAAAAGATTTGATTCAACTCGAAAGAGAGGGAGCTCCTGCTGAAAAATTAGAAGAAATGGGTAAAGGAAGCTTGAGGTTAGCGGTTAAAGATGGAGACGTCGTGAACGGAAGTGTTATGGCTGGTCAAGTAGCATCTATGATATGTGAAAAGCAAAGCTGTCAAGAGATTATTTTGGACTTGATGGAAGACTTAAAAAATAAAATTTCTCATTTAAAAAACAATTTTTAA
- a CDS encoding ZIP family metal transporter — protein sequence MQNTFWTALTSSLIAAFVTSIGIYTIRHFSEWGRRNTTYFMCFAAGILVSASFLHIIPKSIFMNSRAPIYLLSGFFGLHVFNRFITAFVCDKSPEKSEYGIGIIAMLGIGFHSFIDGFIYSISFTVNTFTGFVSTAGMILHEFPEGIITYLLLTQSGFGKRTSLVLAFLAAALTTPLGMLVSYPIISKINRETLGALLAFSGGTLVYVGASHLLPKAEQEHKKFSLIALGAGVLTAVFIILSKRH from the coding sequence ATGCAAAATACATTCTGGACTGCATTGACTTCAAGTTTAATAGCTGCCTTTGTAACATCTATAGGTATCTATACGATACGGCATTTTTCAGAATGGGGGCGTAGAAACACAACATATTTTATGTGTTTTGCCGCGGGCATACTCGTATCCGCTTCCTTTTTACATATAATTCCAAAATCTATTTTTATGAATTCGCGAGCACCTATATACCTGTTATCTGGATTTTTTGGGCTGCATGTGTTCAATCGTTTTATTACAGCATTTGTCTGCGACAAAAGTCCCGAAAAATCAGAGTATGGGATCGGCATTATAGCTATGTTGGGTATCGGTTTCCACTCCTTTATTGACGGATTTATATATTCAATCTCATTTACGGTTAATACTTTTACAGGCTTTGTATCAACTGCTGGAATGATACTGCATGAATTCCCAGAGGGAATAATTACCTACTTATTATTGACTCAAAGTGGATTCGGTAAAAGAACCTCTCTAGTGCTTGCTTTTTTGGCTGCAGCTTTGACAACCCCACTGGGAATGTTGGTTTCATACCCGATTATCAGTAAGATCAATAGAGAGACACTAGGGGCTTTACTGGCATTTTCCGGAGGTACACTTGTATATGTAGGTGCAAGCCATCTATTACCTAAAGCAGAGCAAGAACATAAAAAATTTAGTTTGATCGCTTTGGGGGCTGGAGTTCTTACTGCAGTATTTATTATTCTGTCAAAAAGGCATTAA